The following coding sequences lie in one Rutidosis leptorrhynchoides isolate AG116_Rl617_1_P2 chromosome 6, CSIRO_AGI_Rlap_v1, whole genome shotgun sequence genomic window:
- the LOC139852064 gene encoding mavicyanin-like encodes MAMVKFYLISILAIAAPSVYAVQHIVGDSNGWTNFGDYTTWAASNTFNVGDTLLFSYSSSHGVDVLSKSDYDNCDTSNAIQSHTGGSTTIQLTQPGPMYFACPSFGHCSSGMKLAINVGSSSSATPSTTPSTTPSTTPSTTPTSTTPSTTTPSKSNNGQGNSANTVMTIGILLIMAPLFAVMC; translated from the exons ATGGCAATGGTTAAATTCTATCTTATTTCAATATTAGCCATTGCGGCGCCATCAGTTTATGCGGTGCAACACATCGTCGGTGATAGCAATGGTTGGACCAATTTCGGAGATTATACTACTTGGGCTGCAAGTAACACGTTTAACGTCGGGGACACACTTC TTTTCAGTTACTCTAGCAGTCACGGTGTGGACGTTCTGTCTAAATCGGATTATGATAATTGTGACACAAGCAACGCGATCCAATCACACACAGGCGGCTCAACGACAATTCAACTAACACAACCAGGCCCAATGTACTTTGCTTGTCCATCATTTGGCCACTGCAGTTCGGGGATGAAACTCGCAATCAATGTGGGATCTTCAAGCTCTGCCACACCGTCCACCACACCGTCTACCACACCATCCACCACACCGTCCACCACACCGACGTCAACTACACCTTCTACGACTACGCCTTCCAAATCTAATAACGGTCAGGGCAATAGTGCGAATACGGTGATGACGATTGGGATTTTGTTGATCATGGCACCATTGTTTGCAGTCATGTGCTAG
- the LOC139855497 gene encoding RGG repeats nuclear RNA binding protein A-like, translating to MATANPFDLLGGDDNDDVSQLVQKIASAPVKKTQVDTPAAKSAVTKPSAKLPSKPLPPAQAVREARNEGGRGGRGGGGGRGYGRGRGGGGYNRDPGSNDNSFGNRGVSGDQGAVDESDSGKGNERRGGYGAPRGGFRGARRGGFTNGDLEDGDRQHRPYERRSGTGRGNEFKREGSGRGNWGTPSDEITQEIEEAVIEGEKTVGSDKPVPEEEAADEKKENAANEAEDKEPEKKEMTLEEYQKVLEDKRKTLEALKTEERKVEVDKELASMQPLSNKKSNDEIFAKLGSDKDKRKEIAEKEERAKKSLSINEFLKPAAGEKTYTSGGRGRGRGPRGGGGGRYNQGGSSSYAPEAPKIEDPSHFPTLGGK from the exons ATGGCGACTGCGAACCCTTTTGATTTGCTAGGAGGTGATGATAACGATGACGTGTCACAACTTGTGCAGAAGATTGCTTCTGCACCTGTTAAAAAGACTCAAGTCGATACTCCGGCTGCTAAATCGGCTGTTACTAAGCCGTCGGCTAAGCTTCCGTCCAAGCCGCTTCCTCCGGCTCAAGCTG TGAGAGAGGCTAGAAACGAAGGTGGACGTGGAGgacgtggtggtggtggtggccgtgggtaTGGGCGGGGTCGTGGTGGTGGTGGTTATAATAGGGACCCGGGTAGCAATGATAATTCATTCGGTAACAGAGGGGTATCTGGGGATCAAGGTGCTGTTGATGAGTCTGACTCTGGGAAGGGCAATGAGAGACGTGGTGGTTATGGTGCTCCCCGTGGTGGTTTTCGCGGTGCACGACGTGGCGGTTTTACTAATGGAGATTTGGAGGATGGTGATCGTCAACATCGACCGTATGAACGTCGCAGCGGGACTGGTCGAGG GAATGAGTTCAAGCGAGAGGGATCTGGTCGCGGCAACTGGGGAACTCCGTCTGATGAAATTACTCA GGAGATCGAGGAAGCTGTGATTGAAGGGGAGAAAACTGTGGGTTCTGATAAGCCAGTGCCAGAGGAAGAGGCTGCAGACGAGAAAAAGGAAAATGCTGCAAATGAAGCTGAGGACAAAGAGCCCGAGAAAAAG gaGATGACTCTTGAAGAATATCAAAAGGTTCTTGAGGATAAGAGGAAAACGTTAGAGGCCCTTAAGACTGAAGAAAGGAAGGTGGAAGTTGACAAGGAGCTTGCATCCATGCAGCCGCTCTCCAACAAGAAGAGCAACGATGAGATATTTGCTAAATTG GGGTCGGACAAGGATAAGCGTAAAGAGATTGCTGAGAAAGAAGAGAGAGCCAAGAAG TCTCTCAGCATCAATGAGTTTTTGAAACCTGCTGCGGGTGAAAAAACCTACACTTCTGGTGGTCGTGGACGTGGGCGGGGCCCTAGAGGTGGAGGAGGTGGACGTTACAACCAAGGTGGTTCATCAAGCTACGCTCCTGAAGCCCCAAAAATCGAAGATCCAAGTCACTTTCCTACTTTAGGTGGCAAGTGA